The following proteins are encoded in a genomic region of Oncorhynchus gorbuscha isolate QuinsamMale2020 ecotype Even-year linkage group LG11, OgorEven_v1.0, whole genome shotgun sequence:
- the ubxn8 gene encoding UBX domain-containing protein 8, with protein sequence MSSSKTSWLLGTLLISILCFVSWKHSIIDVRGAFLLVGRGLLLLGLSTLMVSYFYPRLRSLFSSNTRSTSEYSEDDETKQRQKQAREELQEKHSEKAFSYQESVLRPRQESSMRKKEERFYRMTGETWKLTDGEQLGEGESLGQSAQEDVDGTPNQEAVRRRKLPESATRLHPKPEVPPQKRVVVLPEEPAEDAEGVVRVALRCPSGRTIHRRFLKSDSSSVLLDWLLKTGYHPALYTLCTTYPRQPLVIGKDISMGDAGILTHTVLNVEGKDPSTT encoded by the exons ATGTCTTCGTCAAAGACATCTTGGCTTTTGGGGACCTTGTTAATATCAATACTTTGTTTTGTTTCTTGGAAACATTCAATAATCG ATGTGAGAGGTGCCTTTCTATTGGTGGGGCGAGGTCTGTTGCTGTTGGGCCTGTCTACCTTGATGGTGTCATATTTTTATCCACGGCTGAGGTCTTTGTTCTCTTCCAACACCCGATCAACATCTGAAT ATTCTGAAGATGATGAGACAAAACAAAGACAAAAGCAGGCAAGGGAGGAGCTGCAGGAGAAACACAGTGAGAAG GCCTTCTCTTACCAGGAGTCAGTGCTGAGGCCTCGTCAGGAGTCTTCTATGAGGAAGAAAGAAGAGCGATTCTACCGCATGACGGGAGAGACCTGGAAGCTGACTGACGGAGAACAACTTGGG GAAGGAGAATCGTTAGGGCAGAGTGCCCAGGAGGATGTTGATGGGACACCCAATCAGGAGGCAGTAAGAAGGAGGAAACTGCCAGAGAGTGCCACCAGACTCCACCCCAAACCTGAGGTCCCTCCCCAAAAAAGG GTGGTCGTTTTACCAGAGGAGCCAGCAGAGGATGCTGAAGGG GTTGTACGGGTGGCTTTGAGATGCCCAAGTGGAAGAACAATTCACAGAAGATTCCTGAAATCCGACAGCTCCTCG GTTCTTTTGGACTGGTTGCTGAAAACAGGATATCACCCTGCACTCTATACATTATGCACCACCTACCCCAGACAACCCTTGGTCATTGGGAAAGACATAAGCATGGGGGATGCAGGCATtttaacacacacagtattaAATGTGGAAGGGAAAGATCCCTCCACGACCTGA